From the Pectobacterium carotovorum genome, one window contains:
- the uca gene encoding urea carboxylase has product MFDKLLIANRGAIACRILRSLREMNVRGIAVYSDADISSLHIQDADEAISLGEGAAAHTYLDVDKILSAARRSGAQAIHPGYGFLSENAAFAEACEAAQIAFVGPTPQQLRVFGLKHTARALAKQYNVPLLEGTELLENIDAALGAAVAIGYPIMLKSTAGGGGIGMRVCYSATELSDAFETVKRLGQNNFSDAGVFIEKYIERARHLEVQIFGDGQGDVLALGVRDCSVQRRNQKVIEETPAPNLPDGVADALCAAAISLAQAVNYRSAGTVEFVYDSATDRFYFLEVNTRLQVEHGVTEQVWGVDLVRWMIELAAGDLPPLRELAAGLNPQGHAIQARLYAEDPGKQFQPSPGLLTEVAFPAAGEHSLRIDTWVTAGCEIPPFFDPMLAKIIACAPTREQAMVGLDRALADTRLYGVEHNRDYLRQILAAEPFASGQPWTRCLDALIYQATTCEVVSAGTQTTVQDYPGRLGYWAVGVPPSGPMDDRALRLGNRLVGNSAGMAALEITMNGPTLRFNTDAVAAVTGAAIAIELDGKRVLMDSVFAIPAGATLRLGAMNAQGVRSYLCLRGGFDVPDYLGSKSTFTLGQFGGHAGRALRAGDVLHLAPLADRRIGDSLPDALRTTLSTVRELRVIYGPHAAPDYFTPAYMDTFLTTEWEVHFNSSRTGVRLIGPKPEWVRDSGGEAGLHPSNIHDNPYAIGAVDFTGDMPVILGPDGPSLGGFVCPVTIIEADLWALGQLNAGDRVRFIPVDLSTARALAQARHAEVEQLTPIAVDWSAAALISPVVLDIGEADKQLVARLSGDTHLLLEVGAAELDVALRFRVHALMLVLEQLTLDGIIDVTPGIRSLQVHYRPEALPLSHLLDVLSTLWQDVCTQQNLTVPSRVVYLPLSWDDPACQLAIQKYMTTVRSDAPWCPSNLEFIRRINELENLDEVYRTVFDASYLVMGLGDVYLGAPVATPLDPRHRLVTTKYNPARTWTAENSVGIGGAYLCVYGMEGPGGYQFVGRTLQMWDRYRGVDAFGGKPWLLRFFDQIRFYPVSADELLSIRRDFPLGRYPLRIEQSELALNAYQDFLSREAEEIEAFRVRQRAAFEAERERWRIAGQSVTDSVDVVIEEADDAPILPGQLGVESPIAGNLWQVTTEIGKTVAEGETLMILESMKMEIPIVSPQRGMVRDIRCQPGASVRAGQCVVVIESQA; this is encoded by the coding sequence ATGTTCGACAAACTTCTGATTGCCAACCGTGGCGCGATTGCGTGCCGTATTCTGCGTTCGCTGCGCGAGATGAACGTCCGTGGTATCGCGGTCTATTCTGATGCCGATATCAGTAGCCTGCATATTCAGGACGCCGATGAAGCCATTAGCCTGGGTGAGGGCGCGGCGGCGCACACCTATCTGGATGTAGACAAAATTCTCTCTGCGGCTCGGCGTAGCGGCGCGCAGGCCATTCATCCCGGCTATGGTTTTTTGTCCGAGAATGCCGCGTTTGCCGAAGCCTGCGAAGCGGCGCAGATCGCCTTTGTCGGGCCGACGCCACAGCAGCTACGGGTATTCGGCTTAAAGCATACGGCGCGAGCGCTGGCGAAGCAGTACAACGTGCCGCTATTGGAAGGCACCGAACTACTGGAAAACATTGACGCGGCCCTCGGTGCGGCGGTGGCGATCGGCTATCCGATCATGCTAAAAAGCACGGCGGGAGGCGGTGGGATCGGGATGCGTGTCTGCTATAGCGCCACGGAGCTTTCCGACGCGTTTGAAACGGTAAAACGTCTGGGCCAGAACAATTTCAGCGATGCGGGCGTGTTCATCGAAAAGTATATCGAACGCGCCCGACATCTGGAGGTGCAGATTTTTGGCGATGGTCAGGGAGACGTGCTGGCGTTGGGCGTTCGGGACTGCTCGGTACAGCGTCGCAACCAGAAGGTGATTGAAGAAACGCCCGCGCCCAATCTACCGGACGGGGTCGCCGATGCGCTGTGCGCGGCGGCAATCAGTCTGGCGCAGGCAGTGAATTACCGCAGCGCCGGAACGGTGGAGTTCGTTTATGACAGCGCAACGGACCGTTTTTACTTTCTTGAAGTGAATACGCGTTTACAGGTCGAGCACGGCGTAACGGAACAGGTCTGGGGCGTGGATCTGGTGCGCTGGATGATCGAACTGGCCGCAGGGGATTTACCACCGCTGCGTGAGCTGGCCGCTGGACTGAATCCGCAAGGGCATGCGATACAGGCGCGCCTGTACGCGGAAGATCCGGGCAAACAGTTCCAACCTTCGCCGGGGTTGCTGACGGAAGTCGCGTTTCCCGCCGCAGGGGAGCATAGCCTGCGCATCGACACCTGGGTGACGGCCGGGTGCGAGATCCCCCCGTTTTTCGACCCGATGCTGGCTAAGATCATTGCCTGTGCGCCCACCCGCGAGCAGGCGATGGTCGGACTGGATAGGGCGCTGGCTGACACACGACTCTATGGAGTGGAACACAACCGTGACTATCTGCGTCAGATTCTGGCGGCAGAGCCGTTTGCCAGCGGCCAGCCGTGGACGCGCTGTCTGGATGCGCTGATCTATCAGGCGACAACCTGTGAAGTGGTGAGCGCTGGAACGCAGACCACCGTACAGGATTATCCTGGACGTCTCGGATACTGGGCGGTCGGCGTACCGCCGTCGGGGCCGATGGACGATCGCGCGCTGCGTTTAGGCAACCGTCTGGTAGGGAATTCGGCGGGCATGGCCGCGCTGGAGATCACGATGAACGGGCCGACGTTGCGTTTTAATACTGATGCGGTGGCGGCGGTCACCGGTGCGGCTATCGCTATCGAATTAGACGGCAAACGTGTTCTGATGGATAGCGTCTTTGCGATCCCGGCGGGCGCCACGCTGCGATTAGGCGCGATGAATGCGCAGGGAGTACGCAGCTATCTTTGCCTGCGCGGTGGATTCGATGTGCCGGACTATCTCGGCAGTAAAAGTACCTTCACGCTGGGGCAGTTTGGCGGCCACGCGGGCAGGGCGCTGCGGGCGGGCGATGTATTGCACCTCGCACCGCTGGCTGATAGACGTATCGGTGACAGCCTGCCGGACGCGTTGCGCACTACGTTGTCTACGGTACGTGAACTGCGTGTGATTTACGGCCCACATGCGGCACCGGACTATTTTACGCCTGCCTATATGGACACCTTTCTCACCACCGAATGGGAAGTGCATTTTAACTCCAGCCGCACGGGCGTACGCCTGATTGGGCCGAAACCAGAGTGGGTGCGCGATAGCGGTGGCGAGGCGGGGCTGCACCCTTCGAATATTCACGATAACCCGTATGCCATCGGCGCGGTGGATTTCACGGGTGATATGCCGGTTATTCTGGGGCCGGACGGCCCGAGCTTGGGCGGATTCGTCTGTCCGGTGACGATAATCGAGGCTGACCTGTGGGCGCTGGGACAACTCAACGCCGGCGATCGCGTACGCTTTATTCCTGTCGACCTCTCTACGGCGCGTGCACTGGCGCAGGCACGCCATGCGGAGGTGGAACAGCTTACCCCGATCGCGGTCGACTGGTCGGCTGCCGCACTGATTTCCCCGGTGGTGTTGGATATCGGTGAAGCGGATAAACAGCTAGTTGCTCGGCTGTCCGGCGATACCCATTTACTGCTGGAAGTGGGGGCGGCGGAACTGGATGTCGCGCTGCGTTTCCGCGTCCATGCGCTGATGCTGGTGCTGGAACAACTGACGCTTGATGGCATTATTGACGTGACGCCGGGTATTCGCTCGTTGCAGGTACATTATCGCCCCGAGGCGCTTCCGCTGTCGCACCTGCTGGACGTGTTGTCCACGCTATGGCAGGACGTTTGCACCCAGCAGAATCTGACCGTGCCGTCACGGGTCGTTTATCTGCCGCTGTCCTGGGACGATCCCGCCTGCCAACTGGCGATCCAAAAATACATGACCACGGTACGCAGCGATGCGCCCTGGTGCCCAAGCAATCTTGAATTTATCCGTCGTATTAACGAGCTGGAGAATCTCGATGAGGTTTACCGAACGGTCTTTGACGCCAGTTATCTGGTGATGGGGCTGGGCGATGTTTACCTCGGCGCACCGGTGGCAACGCCGCTGGATCCGCGCCATCGGTTAGTGACCACCAAATATAATCCGGCACGCACCTGGACGGCGGAAAACTCGGTGGGTATCGGCGGCGCGTACCTGTGCGTTTACGGTATGGAAGGGCCGGGTGGCTATCAGTTTGTCGGCCGCACGCTGCAAATGTGGGATCGCTATCGCGGCGTTGACGCGTTTGGCGGCAAACCGTGGCTGCTGCGCTTCTTTGACCAAATTCGCTTCTATCCGGTGTCGGCCGACGAATTGTTATCCATCCGTCGGGATTTCCCGCTGGGGCGCTACCCGCTGCGAATCGAGCAAAGCGAGCTGGCGCTAAACGCCTATCAGGATTTCCTGTCGCGGGAAGCTGAAGAGATCGAGGCATTCCGCGTACGCCAGCGGGCCGCGTTTGAGGCGGAACGCGAGCGCTGGCGTATTGCCGGTCAATCGGTGACGGATAGCGTCGACGTGGTGATTGAGGAAGCGGACGACGCGCCGATCCTACCGGGACAACTCGGCGTAGAGAGCCCGATTGCCGGTAATCTCTGGCAGGTGACGACGGAGATCGGAAAAACGGTAGCCGAGGGGGAAACGTTGATGATTCTCGAATCCATGAAAATGGAAATCCCGATTGTCTCGCCGCAGCGCGGCATGGTGCGGGATATTCGCTGTCAGCCTGGCGCATCCGTTCGCGCGGGGCAGTGCGTAGTGGTGATCGAGTCGCAGGCGTAA
- a CDS encoding urea amidolyase associated protein UAAP2 → MTLIASNKTAEEAVFRHVIPAGEPYLFEVKQGQTLRLLDLEGNQAVDTLFYRVDDPRERYDPQRTLRRQNSVYLTTGSVLYSNLGNPLLTIVADTCGRHDTLGGACAQESNTVRYALDRRYMHSCRDNFLCACLHDGRLNKKDIGANINFFMNVPVTAEGGLTFEDGISAPGKYVELRAETDVIVLISNCPQLNNPCNGWNPTPAEVLIWN, encoded by the coding sequence ATGACGTTAATTGCCAGCAATAAAACGGCCGAGGAGGCGGTATTCCGCCATGTGATTCCTGCCGGAGAACCCTATCTGTTTGAGGTCAAGCAGGGGCAGACGCTGCGGCTGCTGGATCTGGAGGGCAATCAGGCGGTAGATACGCTGTTCTATCGCGTCGATGATCCGCGTGAACGCTACGATCCGCAACGCACGCTGCGTCGCCAGAATAGCGTCTACCTGACGACGGGCAGCGTGCTGTATTCCAATCTTGGCAACCCGCTGCTGACGATTGTCGCCGATACCTGCGGTCGCCATGACACGCTGGGCGGCGCCTGTGCGCAGGAGAGCAACACCGTGCGCTATGCGCTCGACCGACGCTACATGCATAGCTGTCGCGATAACTTTCTCTGCGCCTGCTTGCACGATGGTCGCCTGAATAAAAAGGACATTGGTGCAAACATCAACTTCTTTATGAACGTGCCAGTGACGGCGGAAGGCGGGTTGACCTTTGAGGACGGCATTTCTGCACCGGGGAAATACGTGGAGCTGCGCGCCGAAACGGACGTCATCGTGCTGATTTCTAACTGTCCGCAGTTGAATAATCCGTGCAACGGCTGGAACCCAACGCCAGCGGAGGTGTTGATATGGAACTGA
- a CDS encoding urea amidolyase associated protein UAAP1: MTAIQTSTNTSTGRTTFDEEIVPGGGHTSFILKRGQILRIEDVEGGGNVGLLLFNAYQTSERLNLPDTLKGQHTARLTVGHCLYSDMGRVLAAIIADTCGWHDSFGGVLNAQEVQEKYGQGRYQERRNGFFRNGMDNLLVEMGKWNLNLQDLLMTLNLFSKVTVDAQGQFHFHANHSQAGDYIELYAPMDTLVVLTALQHPMDPNPTYAPRPVALTWSRADGEDVAAYCRAFREENARAFHNTERFCL, translated from the coding sequence ATGACAGCGATACAGACATCGACAAATACATCGACAGGCCGAACCACGTTTGATGAAGAAATCGTGCCGGGCGGAGGACATACCTCCTTCATTCTCAAGCGTGGACAGATTCTGCGTATCGAAGATGTGGAAGGCGGCGGCAATGTGGGTCTGCTGCTGTTCAACGCCTACCAGACCAGCGAACGTCTGAACCTGCCGGATACCCTGAAAGGGCAGCATACCGCCAGGCTGACGGTTGGGCACTGTCTCTATTCCGATATGGGGCGGGTGCTGGCAGCAATCATTGCCGACACGTGCGGCTGGCACGACAGCTTTGGCGGCGTGCTCAATGCGCAGGAAGTGCAGGAGAAATACGGGCAGGGGCGTTATCAGGAACGGCGCAACGGCTTTTTCCGTAACGGCATGGATAACCTGCTGGTCGAGATGGGGAAATGGAATCTCAATCTGCAAGATCTGCTGATGACCCTCAACCTGTTCAGCAAAGTCACGGTAGATGCGCAGGGGCAGTTTCATTTTCACGCCAATCATTCTCAGGCGGGGGATTACATCGAGCTGTATGCGCCGATGGATACGCTGGTGGTGCTGACCGCCTTGCAACACCCGATGGACCCTAATCCGACGTACGCGCCGCGCCCGGTTGCACTCACCTGGAGTCGGGCAGACGGTGAGGATGTCGCCGCGTATTGCCGTGCCTTCCGTGAGGAAAATGCACGTGCGTTTCACAATACCGAACGCTTTTGCCTGTAA
- a CDS encoding ABC transporter ATP-binding protein — MSFIEIDNIWQEYGDHVVLERLNLNVEEGAFCTMVGASGCGKSTFLRLLLGQETPSRGEVRLEGKRLPAEPDASRGVVFQRYSVFPHLTVLENVVIGLEIPHSPWFGRLFGARKQAARARAARMLERVGLGHAMHKYPNQLSGGMQQRLAIAQAFIVQPRILLLDEPFGALDPGIRGDMHTLLLELWRETRLTVFMVTHDLPEGFHLGTRLLVFDKVRVDPHAPEAYGARITYDIPLNQERLATRQRALTLVPPVVSAAISPL, encoded by the coding sequence ATGAGTTTTATCGAGATCGATAACATCTGGCAGGAATACGGCGACCACGTCGTGCTGGAACGGCTCAACCTGAACGTTGAAGAAGGGGCGTTTTGCACGATGGTCGGGGCATCCGGCTGCGGTAAATCCACCTTTCTGCGCCTGCTGCTGGGACAGGAAACGCCCAGCCGTGGCGAAGTGCGGCTCGAAGGGAAGCGGCTTCCCGCTGAACCGGATGCCAGCCGCGGCGTGGTGTTTCAGCGCTATTCGGTTTTCCCGCATTTGACCGTGCTGGAAAATGTGGTGATTGGGCTGGAAATACCGCATTCCCCCTGGTTCGGCAGACTGTTTGGGGCGCGCAAGCAGGCGGCGCGAGCGCGTGCAGCGCGGATGCTGGAACGCGTCGGGCTTGGGCATGCCATGCACAAATACCCCAACCAGCTTTCCGGCGGCATGCAGCAACGGCTTGCGATTGCTCAGGCGTTTATTGTCCAGCCGCGCATCCTGCTGCTCGATGAACCGTTTGGCGCGCTGGATCCCGGTATTCGCGGTGATATGCACACCCTGCTGCTGGAGCTGTGGCGGGAAACCCGCTTAACGGTCTTTATGGTTACCCACGATTTGCCAGAAGGTTTCCACCTCGGCACGCGCTTGCTGGTGTTCGACAAAGTGCGCGTCGACCCGCATGCACCGGAAGCCTATGGCGCACGCATTACTTATGACATCCCGCTAAATCAGGAGCGTCTCGCCACGCGACAGCGTGCGCTTACGCTGGTGCCTCCTGTGGTCAGCGCGGCGATATCCCCTCTTTAA
- a CDS encoding ABC transporter permease translates to MRLINRYPSRGGRLLLVLLPFVVLLVLYLIGSAVRLEANPNDKLLPSLGQMAEAIQRMAFTEDKRSGDYLFWLDTQASLVRLALGLGIASLLSLLFGIAAGTFPLFRASLSPLMTVLSMIPPLAILPILFIVFGLDELSKVMLIVIGVTPMLARDLEQRARSIPQEMLIKAQTLGANSWVVVLRVILPQLLSRLLISLRLLLGAAWLFLISAEAISATAGLGYRIFLVRRYLAMDVILPYVVWITLLAWLMDRALRWLHRRVFPWSEESKA, encoded by the coding sequence GTGCGCTTGATCAATCGCTATCCCAGCCGGGGCGGACGGCTGTTGCTGGTCCTGCTGCCGTTTGTCGTGCTGCTGGTGCTGTACCTCATCGGGTCGGCAGTGCGGCTGGAGGCTAACCCCAATGACAAACTCCTGCCGAGTCTTGGGCAAATGGCCGAGGCGATTCAGCGCATGGCATTCACCGAGGACAAACGCAGCGGGGACTACCTGTTCTGGCTGGATACGCAGGCCAGTCTGGTGCGCCTCGCGCTAGGGCTGGGGATCGCCAGCCTGTTGAGCCTGCTGTTCGGGATTGCGGCTGGGACTTTTCCGCTGTTTCGCGCCTCGCTCTCGCCGCTGATGACCGTGCTGTCGATGATTCCGCCGCTGGCGATTTTGCCCATCCTGTTTATCGTCTTCGGGCTGGATGAACTCTCGAAAGTGATGCTGATCGTGATTGGCGTTACGCCGATGCTGGCGCGCGATCTCGAACAGCGCGCCCGCAGCATACCGCAGGAAATGCTGATTAAAGCCCAGACGCTGGGCGCGAACAGCTGGGTCGTGGTGCTGCGCGTCATCCTGCCACAGCTGCTGTCGCGACTGCTGATTTCACTGCGGCTGCTGCTGGGCGCGGCGTGGCTGTTCCTGATTTCTGCCGAAGCGATTTCGGCAACGGCAGGGCTCGGTTACCGCATCTTTTTGGTACGCCGCTATCTGGCGATGGATGTGATTCTGCCTTACGTCGTGTGGATCACGCTGCTGGCATGGCTCATGGATAGGGCGCTGCGCTGGCTGCATCGCCGCGTGTTCCCGTGGTCAGAGGAAAGCAAAGCATGA
- a CDS encoding putative urea ABC transporter substrate-binding protein, producing the protein MNLSRLLGVCVLSLSALLSFPSQAAPKTQFNVCWTIYAGWMPWGFIGTQGIIDKWADKYGIKIKVTQLNDYVESINQYTAGQFDGCTMTNMDALTIPAAGGVDTTALLLGSFSAGNDGIVLKGKGKTLSDLRGMKVNLPELSVSHYLLVRGLETAGLRERDVTVVNTSDADIVAAFATRSVQAAVAWNPQLSAIKSQPDTTEVFQSGQIPGELIDMMVVNTQTLQDNPALGKALAGAWFEMMALMKAGDKPALESMAAASGTDLAGYQSQLKTTHLFYSAQDNLAFLTSPDLPNTMKRVAEFSFDKGLLGAGAQSADFIGMTFPGQGTLGDSANVKLRFDDTFVRLAAENKL; encoded by the coding sequence ATGAACCTATCTCGTTTACTGGGCGTTTGCGTCCTCAGTCTCTCAGCGCTGCTGAGTTTCCCTTCTCAGGCTGCGCCTAAAACGCAATTCAACGTATGCTGGACTATCTATGCCGGATGGATGCCATGGGGGTTCATCGGCACACAGGGCATTATCGATAAATGGGCCGACAAGTACGGCATCAAGATTAAGGTCACGCAGCTTAACGACTACGTCGAGTCGATCAACCAATATACCGCCGGACAGTTTGACGGCTGCACGATGACCAACATGGATGCGTTGACCATTCCGGCCGCGGGCGGTGTGGATACCACGGCGCTGTTGCTGGGCAGTTTCTCCGCGGGCAACGATGGCATTGTGCTAAAAGGCAAAGGGAAAACGCTGAGCGATTTGCGCGGGATGAAGGTCAACCTGCCTGAACTCTCCGTCTCGCATTACCTGTTGGTGCGCGGTCTGGAAACCGCCGGATTGCGGGAGCGAGATGTCACGGTCGTCAACACCTCGGATGCTGACATTGTCGCCGCCTTCGCCACCCGCAGCGTGCAGGCCGCCGTCGCCTGGAACCCGCAACTGTCTGCAATTAAAAGCCAGCCGGACACCACGGAGGTCTTTCAGTCCGGCCAGATCCCCGGTGAGCTGATCGACATGATGGTCGTGAACACGCAGACGCTACAGGACAATCCGGCGTTGGGCAAAGCGCTGGCCGGTGCTTGGTTTGAAATGATGGCGCTGATGAAAGCGGGCGACAAACCGGCGCTGGAATCAATGGCTGCCGCCTCCGGTACGGATTTAGCTGGTTATCAGTCGCAGCTAAAAACCACCCACCTGTTTTATTCCGCGCAGGACAATCTGGCGTTTCTGACCAGCCCGGATCTTCCTAACACCATGAAGCGCGTGGCGGAGTTCTCCTTTGACAAAGGGTTGCTCGGCGCTGGCGCACAGAGCGCGGATTTTATCGGCATGACGTTCCCCGGACAGGGAACGCTGGGTGACAGCGCCAATGTAAAACTGCGCTTTGACGACACCTTCGTGCGCCTGGCCGCAGAGAACAAACTCTGA
- a CDS encoding MarR family transcriptional regulator produces MMKALFALLESYKAQMQEQMKAHDISLDVVHIRLCKIIATEGRITPQSLAKMVGRDKAQITRMVAELVKRDYVRKIDNPDDGRSVWLSLSDKGVAFTQVFLHQGKQIEAQMLQALSPDEQATFSALLEKITANRSAR; encoded by the coding sequence ATGATGAAAGCGCTTTTTGCCTTACTGGAAAGCTATAAGGCACAGATGCAGGAACAGATGAAGGCGCACGACATTAGCTTAGATGTGGTGCACATTCGCTTATGCAAGATCATCGCGACGGAAGGGCGCATTACGCCTCAGTCGCTGGCGAAAATGGTGGGGCGGGATAAGGCGCAGATCACCCGCATGGTCGCGGAGCTGGTCAAACGCGATTATGTCCGCAAGATCGATAACCCGGATGATGGCCGCAGCGTGTGGCTCAGTTTGTCCGATAAGGGCGTCGCATTTACGCAAGTTTTTCTGCATCAGGGAAAGCAGATTGAGGCGCAGATGCTTCAGGCGTTGTCCCCTGACGAACAAGCCACGTTTAGCGCGCTGCTGGAAAAAATAACGGCGAACCGTTCTGCACGCTAA
- a CDS encoding DUF3861 domain-containing protein — protein sequence MGNVYQITVEEKAGPQRTLSFECSIHDDLFKILEKVDGKMDMTPEQTQAFLVGLKLFSEVMMQNRKHPLFKEFATPFREFMLNLKKQPTAG from the coding sequence ATGGGAAACGTCTATCAGATTACGGTGGAAGAAAAAGCAGGGCCGCAGCGCACGCTGTCGTTTGAATGCTCGATTCACGATGACCTGTTCAAGATACTGGAAAAAGTCGATGGCAAGATGGACATGACGCCGGAACAGACGCAGGCTTTTCTGGTGGGGCTGAAGCTATTTAGTGAGGTGATGATGCAGAATAGAAAGCACCCGTTGTTTAAGGAATTTGCCACCCCGTTCAGGGAATTCATGTTGAACCTGAAGAAACAGCCAACTGCCGGGTAA